In Armatimonadota bacterium, the genomic window TCCTTGGCGATGGATTTGCTGACGATCACCGACTGGGTGTGGGGGGCGGCGTGGATGACCTTGCCCCCGGGATCCTGGTGCTGCCCCCGGCCGGCGAAGGCCACGGAGAGGATCTCCGCTTTGGCCCCCGGCTCCACCATGTAGACCGAGGGGTACTTCATCGTGAGCTTGGAGCCCAGATTCCCGTCGATCCACTCCATGGTGGCGTCCCGGTAGGCGACGGCGCGCTTGGTGACCAGGTTGTAGACGTTCGTGGACCAGTTCTGGATGGTCGTGTACCGGCAGCGCGCGCCTTCCTTAACAATGATCTCCACCACGGCGGCGTGCAGGGAGTCCGAGCTGTACACCGGCGCGGTGCAGCCCTCCACGTAGTGGACGTAGGAGCCGGGCTCGCAGATGATCAGCGTCCGCTCGAACTGGCCCACGTTCCGGGCGTTGATCCGGAAGTAGGCCTGCAGCGGGATGTCCAGCTTTACGCCCTCCGGCACATAGATGAAGGAGCCGCCGGACCACACTGCGGAGTTGAGCGCGGCCAGTTTGTTGTCCTCCGGCGGCACCACCGTCCCGAAGTACTCGCGGAACAGGTCGGGATGCTCCCGGAGGGCGCTGTCCGTGTCCAGAAACACCACGCCCAGCTTCTCCCACTCCTGCTTCAGGTTGTGGTAGACCACCTCCGAGTCGTACTGGGCACCCACGCCGGCCAGGAACTTCCGCTCCGCTTCGGGGATGCCCAGGCGGTCGTAGGTGCGCTTGATCTCGTCGGGCAGGTCCTCCCAGGACGAGACCGGCCGCTCCGTCGGCTTGACGTAGTAGTAGATGTCGTCGAAGTTGATGACGCTCAGGTCGGCGCCCCACCGCGGCAGCGGCCGCCGGACGAAATGCTCGTAGGCGTGGAGGCGGAAGGCGCGCATCCAGTCCGGCTCGCCCTTGAGGTGCGAGATCTCGCTGACGATCCCGGCGTCCAGCCCTTTCCGGGCCTTGTAGACGTAGGTCTCGGGCTCGAAGAAGCCATACTTGTACTTCTCGACGTTGATGCCCAGGGGGTTGGTCGTCGCCATCAGTGCACCACCCAGAAGACCTTGCCGGCGCGCCGGACCGCGCCTTCGTCCGCCACCTCGGCGGCGATCACCTCGAACTGCGCCTTGATTCCCTCGTACCCGG contains:
- the sufB gene encoding Fe-S cluster assembly protein SufB, which translates into the protein MATTNPLGINVEKYKYGFFEPETYVYKARKGLDAGIVSEISHLKGEPDWMRAFRLHAYEHFVRRPLPRWGADLSVINFDDIYYYVKPTERPVSSWEDLPDEIKRTYDRLGIPEAERKFLAGVGAQYDSEVVYHNLKQEWEKLGVVFLDTDSALREHPDLFREYFGTVVPPEDNKLAALNSAVWSGGSFIYVPEGVKLDIPLQAYFRINARNVGQFERTLIICEPGSYVHYVEGCTAPVYSSDSLHAAVVEIIVKEGARCRYTTIQNWSTNVYNLVTKRAVAYRDATMEWIDGNLGSKLTMKYPSVYMVEPGAKAEILSVAFAGRGQHQDPGGKVIHAAPHTQSVIVSKSIAKDGGRAGYRGLVKIYPGAAGSRSAVRCDALILDEHSRSDTYPTMEIDEEDVSITHEATVSKVSDEQLFYLMSRGVKEDEAMNMIVRGFVEPIVKELPLEYAVELNRLIALEMEGSVG